The following are from one region of the Stanieria cyanosphaera PCC 7437 genome:
- the grxC gene encoding glutaredoxin 3 has translation MLDFLNPLFGRNPEKIKANVEIYTWATCPFCIRAKMLLWWKGVEFTEYKIDGDEVARNQMAQRANGKRTVPQIFINNQHIGGCDNLYELDSQGKLNSLLFEATS, from the coding sequence ATGCTCGATTTTCTTAATCCTCTTTTTGGTCGCAATCCAGAAAAAATTAAAGCTAATGTAGAAATATACACTTGGGCAACTTGTCCATTTTGTATAAGAGCAAAGATGCTACTGTGGTGGAAAGGGGTTGAATTTACTGAATACAAAATAGATGGTGATGAAGTAGCTAGAAATCAAATGGCTCAAAGAGCTAATGGGAAAAGAACAGTCCCACAAATTTTTATTAACAATCAACATATTGGTGGTTGCGATAATCTCTACGAATTAGATAGTCAAGGAAAATTAAATTCTTTATTATTTGAAGCAACTAGTTAA
- the nagA gene encoding N-acetylglucosamine-6-phosphate deacetylase codes for MGNGKIIINACLPGFEELQQVEINECGIINQIKPSSNHTIAIADKQVIDLQGDWLSLGGIDLQINGALGLAFPDLQPEDLPKLSKICDFLWSQGVDGFLPTIVTTSVEKIQNSLATIDKFINSQTHSKKTAQIIGVHLEGPFLNYEKRGAHPAEYLLPLTIENLQQVLGSYQNLVKVITLAPELDSSGTTIAHLHSQGIVISLGHSTATDEQAKTAFKLGASMVTHAFNAMPSLHHRQAGLLGEAIINSSVFCGLIADGNHVCSSMMKILLAASNYEQGIFLVSDALAPLGLPDGIYPWDSREIEIKSGTAKLADGTLAGTTLPLLAGVNNLVEWEICSLEKAIAMATQSPRQAIGLSGIAVGQPANLLRWHWDETEQNLTWQRLDI; via the coding sequence ATGGGAAATGGAAAAATAATTATTAATGCTTGTTTGCCTGGTTTTGAGGAGTTGCAACAAGTAGAAATTAATGAGTGTGGAATAATTAATCAAATTAAACCTAGCAGTAATCATACCATAGCGATCGCTGATAAACAAGTTATTGATTTACAAGGAGATTGGCTATCTTTAGGAGGAATAGATTTACAAATTAATGGTGCGCTGGGCTTAGCCTTTCCCGATTTACAACCAGAAGACTTACCTAAACTCTCAAAAATTTGTGATTTTCTTTGGTCGCAGGGAGTAGACGGATTTTTACCCACAATTGTGACCACTTCAGTCGAAAAAATTCAAAACTCGTTGGCAACAATAGATAAGTTTATTAATAGTCAAACTCATAGTAAAAAAACAGCCCAAATTATCGGAGTTCATTTAGAAGGCCCTTTTCTAAATTATGAAAAAAGAGGAGCGCATCCAGCCGAATACTTATTACCCTTAACAATTGAAAATTTACAACAAGTTCTAGGAAGTTATCAAAATCTTGTCAAAGTTATTACTTTAGCTCCCGAATTAGACTCAAGTGGAACAACAATTGCTCATTTACATTCTCAAGGAATAGTTATTAGCTTGGGACACTCAACCGCAACAGACGAACAAGCAAAAACTGCCTTTAAATTAGGAGCATCAATGGTAACTCATGCCTTTAATGCCATGCCCAGTTTACATCATCGTCAAGCTGGTTTGTTAGGAGAAGCAATCATTAATTCTTCAGTATTTTGTGGCTTAATTGCTGATGGCAACCATGTCTGTTCTAGCATGATGAAAATTTTGTTAGCAGCTAGTAATTATGAACAAGGAATCTTTTTAGTTAGTGATGCTTTAGCACCTCTAGGATTGCCCGATGGAATCTATCCTTGGGACAGTCGAGAAATAGAAATTAAATCTGGAACAGCTAAACTTGCTGATGGAACGTTAGCAGGAACAACCCTACCCTTATTAGCAGGAGTAAATAATTTAGTTGAATGGGAAATTTGTAGCCTTGAAAAAGCGATCGCAATGGCAACCCAATCGCCTCGTCAAGCAATTGGTTTATCAGGAATAGCGGTGGGACAACCTGCTAATTTATTGCGTTGGCATTGGGACGAAACCGAACAAAATTTAACCTGGCAAAGATTAGATATTTAG
- the purE gene encoding 5-(carboxyamino)imidazole ribonucleotide mutase — translation MGSDSDLPTMSSAIAVCEEFEIECEVAIVSAHRTPERMVHYAQTAHQRGIKVIIAGAGGAAHLPGMVASLTPLPVIGVPVATKNLQGVDSLYSIVQMPAGIPVATVAIGNAKNAGLLAIQILATSDPELLTKVQQYRQSLTEMVMEKQAKLEEVGYQDYLKIL, via the coding sequence ATGGGCAGTGATTCCGATTTGCCCACCATGTCAAGCGCGATCGCAGTATGTGAAGAATTTGAGATAGAATGCGAAGTTGCGATCGTTTCTGCCCATCGCACACCAGAAAGAATGGTTCATTATGCTCAAACTGCCCATCAACGAGGAATCAAAGTAATTATTGCGGGGGCAGGTGGTGCAGCACATTTACCAGGAATGGTAGCTTCTCTAACTCCTTTACCAGTAATTGGCGTACCCGTTGCCACTAAAAATTTACAAGGAGTTGATTCTCTTTATTCAATTGTCCAAATGCCAGCAGGAATTCCTGTCGCTACAGTAGCCATTGGCAACGCAAAAAATGCTGGTTTATTAGCCATTCAAATTCTCGCGACTAGCGATCCAGAATTATTAACCAAAGTACAACAATATCGTCAAAGTTTAACTGAAATGGTGATGGAGAAACAAGCTAAATTAGAAGAAGTAGGTTATCAAGATTATTTAAAAATCCTGTAA
- a CDS encoding tetratricopeptide repeat protein, translating into MTQPQTQLYLKLIETLLNSPRALEMEILNAHKNLVNQNLISHLITVGENLRKKQYLDQAERLISLASKLLQLEKTNSATVNRQEYLKFLMAVLHKVSQQATPQLIYSILEQNIDKIDDNLGTILQYWATETFNSVKPEQARSVANDIVNFCNLLSDFPKGNKANNLEVAIIGYQTALKPYKKLQFPENWAIIHGNLANAYRDRIKGNKIENIENAIAFYHFALTVFTKEKYAYRWANIQRNLGIAYLYRFKDDRAENIDNAIAHYQQALLVHNFDDFPQDWAASHNNLGDAYLSRLYGNRQENLLTAIHHLQEALKIYTPQDFPHQWAMVQNNLGNAFQSITTGEREKNIEEAISCYQKALSVHTLKQFPYNWAMIQNNLAGAYRHRIKGNKSENIDQAIFFLKQASVVYTKDKFPQQWADIQYNLNQICSEKNQ; encoded by the coding sequence AATTCTTAACGCTCATAAAAATTTAGTCAATCAAAATTTAATTAGTCACTTAATTACTGTAGGAGAAAATCTTAGAAAAAAACAATATCTAGACCAAGCAGAAAGATTAATTAGTTTAGCTAGTAAATTACTTCAATTAGAAAAAACTAACTCAGCTACAGTTAATCGCCAAGAATATTTAAAATTTTTAATGGCAGTTTTACACAAAGTATCTCAACAAGCTACACCTCAATTAATCTATTCGATTTTAGAACAAAATATTGACAAAATTGATGATAATTTAGGAACAATTCTACAATATTGGGCTACAGAAACTTTTAATTCAGTTAAACCAGAACAAGCTCGTAGTGTTGCCAATGACATTGTAAATTTTTGTAATTTATTAAGTGATTTTCCTAAAGGAAACAAAGCTAACAATTTAGAAGTAGCAATTATTGGTTATCAAACTGCTTTAAAACCCTATAAAAAACTTCAATTTCCTGAAAATTGGGCGATTATTCATGGCAATTTAGCTAATGCTTATCGCGATAGAATCAAGGGAAATAAAATAGAAAATATCGAGAATGCGATCGCGTTTTATCATTTTGCTTTAACAGTTTTTACTAAAGAGAAATATGCTTACCGATGGGCAAATATTCAACGTAATTTGGGTATTGCTTATCTCTATCGTTTCAAAGACGACAGGGCTGAAAACATTGACAATGCGATCGCACATTATCAACAAGCATTATTAGTTCATAATTTTGATGATTTTCCTCAAGATTGGGCTGCTAGTCATAATAATTTGGGGGATGCTTATCTCAGTCGTTTGTATGGAAATCGACAAGAAAATTTATTAACAGCAATTCATCATCTTCAAGAAGCTTTAAAAATTTATACGCCTCAAGATTTTCCTCATCAATGGGCAATGGTACAAAATAATTTGGGCAATGCTTTTCAAAGTATAACTACAGGCGAACGGGAAAAAAATATTGAAGAGGCAATTAGTTGCTATCAAAAAGCTTTATCAGTTCATACTTTAAAGCAATTTCCATACAATTGGGCAATGATTCAGAATAATTTAGCTGGTGCTTATCGTCATCGTATTAAAGGCAATAAGTCAGAAAATATTGATCAGGCAATCTTTTTTTTGAAACAAGCTTCAGTAGTTTATACCAAAGATAAATTTCCTCAACAATGGGCAGATATTCAATACAATCTGAATCAGATTTGTAGCGAAAAAAATCAATAA